Genomic window (Pseudomonas sp. L5B5):
CAGGCCTGCCTGGACCACACCTTTGGCGGCAAGCTGACCAGTTGCCTGGTCAACCCGCGCGCCTGCTATGAGACCGAGCTGAACTACCTGCCGGTCCAGGAGCTCAAGAAGATCGCCGTGGTCGGTGCCGGCCCGGCCGGCTTGTCCGCCGCCACCGTGGCCGCCGAGCGTGGGCACCAGGTGACCCTGTTCGATTCGGCCAGTGAAATCGGCGGCCAGTTCAACGTCGCCAAGCGTGTGCCGGGCAAGGAAGAGTTCTACGAGACCCTGCGCTACTTCAAGCGCAAGTTGCAGACCAGCCACGTCGAGGTGTGCCTGGGGACCCGGGTGGATGTCGAGCAACTGGTGGCCGGTGGTTTCGACGAAATCATCCTGGCCACCGGCATTGCCCCGCGGGTACCGGCCATCCCGGGCGTGGAGCACGCCAAGGTCCTGAGTTACCTGGACGTACTGCTCGAGCGCAAGCCAGTGGGGCAGAAGGTGGCAGTGATCGGCGCGGGTGGCATCGGTTTCGACGTCTCCGAATTCCTTGTGCACCAGGGCGTCGCCACCAGCCAGGACCGTGAGGCGTTCTGGAAGGAGTGGGGCATCGATACCCGGCTCGAGGCCCGTGGAGGGGTATCGGGGATCAAGGCCGAGCCCCATGCTCCGGCGCGTCAGGTATTCCTGCTGCAGCGCAAGAAGAGCAAGGTCGGCGACGGCCTGGGCAAGACCACCGGCTGGATTCATCGCACCGGCTTGAAGAACAAGCAGGTGCAGATGCTCAACAGCGTTGAATACCTGAAGATCGACGACGCTGGCCTGCACATCCGCATTGGCGAGGCAGGCGAGCCCCAGGTACTGCCGGTGGACAACGTGGTCATCTGTGCTGGCCAGGACCCGCTGCGCGAGCTGCACGATGGCCTGGTGGCCGCCGGACAGAACGTGCACCTGATCGGCGGCGCCGATGTGGCCGCCGAACTGGATGCCAAGCGCGCCATCAACCAGGGTTCGCGCCTGGCGGCCGAACTCTAGGCCCTCCCACCCCGGCAGCGGCCCCTGTCGCCGCTGCCGCAGGCTGCGCATGCCCCGCAGGGGCACGGGATCTTCCGGCCCACACCCACCTGTCGGCCCTGAAGGTCCTTCGGCCCTTTACGCAGCCTGCGCAGCGGCTACACGAAGCGTGTCCTGCAGGGCCCGGCGATCTGCCCCGGGATTGCTAGAATGCGCCTCCCTGTTCGCCGAGCCTGCCAACGATGTCCTTTGCCGAGTCCTTCGACCACTTGCCCCAAGCCCCCCTGCAACGGCTGGACCTGGACTGGTTGCATCAGGCTGGGGTCGAGGTGGCGGTGCTGCGCCTGGACTTGATCGATCCGCTGATCAGCGGCAACAAATGGTTCAAGCTCAGCCACCATCTGGCGGCAGCGCATCGCCAGGGCGCCCAGGGCATCATCAGCCTCGGCGGGGCCCACTCCAATCACCTGCATGCCCTGGCCGCCGCCGGCCAGCGTTTCGCCTTCGCCACGGTCGGCCTGCTGCGCGGCGAACGCCAGGACACCCCGACCGTCCTCGACCTGGAGCGCTTCGGCATGCAGTTGCACTGGCTTGGCTACGGCGGCTACCGGGCACGCCACCAGCCCGGTTTCTGGACGCCTTGGCAGGCACGATACCCGGACCTGTACCCGGTGCCCGAGGGCGGTGGCGGCCTGGCTGGGGCGCTGGGTTGCGGGCCATTGCTGGAGCAGGTACGGCAGCAGTTGCCAGCCCTGGGCTGGGCCGACCATGACGGTTGGTGGCTGGCTGCCGGCACCGGCACCACCCTGGCCGGGTTGGTGCTGGCCGAAGCCGGAGCGCACCCGGTGCATGGCGCCCTGGCGGTGCCGATGGACCACGGAGTGCCACGGCAAGTCGCACAGATCCTGCAGGAGGCGGGAGGAGAGATCGGTGGCTATGAACTGCTGGACGCTAGCCGTGGCGGTTTCGCCAAGGTGGATGGGGTGCTGGAAGCGTTCATCGACCAGACCGAGCGCGATTGTGGCCTGCCGCTGGAGCCGCTGTACACCGGCAAGGCGCTGCTGGCCCTGCACGAGCAGGTCCTGGGCGGACGGTTCGCCCCCGGTTGCCGGCTGATCTTCGTCCACACCGGCGGCTTGCAGGGCCGTCGCGGGTTCGCCCCTCAGGCCTGACCGCGCTGGCGCCACATCCGTTGCAGGGTGTTGTCGTGCATGACGTAGTGGTGATAGAGCCCTGCCAGGGCGTGCAGGCCAATAAGCCAGTACCCCAGGCTGCCCAGCAGCTCGTGCCAGTTCTGGAGCTGCTTGGCCAGCGCCTTGTCTTCGCCCACCAGCAGCGGCAGGTCCAGGCCATAGAACATCACCTGGTGCCCCTTGGCACTGGTGGTGAGCCAGCCCAGCAGCGGCATGGCGATCATGAACAGGTACAGCGCCCAGTGCATCAGCGTCGCCAGCAGCCTTTGCCACTGCGGCGGCGCGGGCTCGATCCTGGGCGCCACCCCCTGCGCCCGGGCGAACAGGCGCAGCCAGACCAGCACGAAGACCGTCAGGCCGAGCATGAAATGGGCTTCGGTGATGAGGGTCCGGCCGCCGCTGCCCTTGGGGAAGATTCCGCGAAATTCGATACAGGCATAAACCACCACCAGCAGCACCAGCGTCAGCCAGTGCAGGACGATCGTCAGGGTGCTGTAGCGCGCCTCGGTGTTTTTCCACGGCATACCGGTGTCCTCGGTCATCAGGGTTCAAGCCTCCGTTCTTGAGCGACGGAGTGCTTTAACTGTAAGCCGCTTTCTACCGGTTTGCCTGGCGCTCCGGGGGCTTTCGTCGCCTGGATCAGGGCGCCGATTCGGGGACCCATGAAAAAACGGCGACTTGTCAAAGTCGCCGTTGCGTCATGTTCACGAATGGGATCACTGGCCCTGGGGTGTTTCACCCCGTGCCAGGCGCTGGTTGATGTCGGCGATCACCTGGGGCAGGTCGGCGATGGTGTCGATCATGTAGTGCGGGCGCGATGGCTCGAACAGGGTGTGGATGCGCTGGCGCTCCTCGGCCAGGGTATCGCTGGCCAGGGCCCGATAGTCTTCGTAGTTCAGGCCCAGGGCGTTGCCCGAGCAGGTCAGGGCGACGGTCCACATGCCGGCGCGGCGGCCTTCGAGAATCCCCGGCACGGTGTCGTCGATCTTCACGCAGGCAGCGACATCATCGATCCCCAGGGCGATCACGTTCGCCAGGGCCTGGGCTGGCCAGGGGCGACCGTTGGGCACTTCGTCGGTGGCCACCACATGGTCGGCGACATAGCCGTTGGTGGCGGCCAGGGCCACCACCCGGTCCATCACCAGCTTGGGGTAACCGGAGCAGGAGCCGATCTTGATGCCTTGCTCACGCAGCTTGGCAATCACCTCCAGGGCTCCGGGAATCAAGGCCGAGTGCTCGGCGATCTTCTCGATCTGCAGGGGCATGAAACGTTCGTAGATGGCGGTGACGTCGGCATCCGTTGGCGTGCGGCCGAACACCTTGCGATAACGCTCGGCCACCTCGGGCAGGTCGCACAGGGTGCGGATGTGGTCCCATTTGCCCATGCCCATAGGGCCTCGGGCTTCCTCGATGGAAACCTGGACATCGAACTCGGCGAAGGCCTCGACAAAGATCTGGGTCGGGGCGAAGGAGCCGAAGTCGACCACGGTGCCGGCCCAGTCGAGAATGGCCGCTTGCAGGTGGGAGGGGGTGCTGTAGTTCATGGTTTCGATGCCTGTGTAGGAGCGAGCTTGCTCGTGAAAATGGATTCTGGGATCGCGTTGTCTGTATCGCGAGCAAGCTCGCTCCTACAGGACACGGGAATGCGTCAGATGTCGAGGACTTCCATTTCCCGCAGCACTTGGGCCACCGCCGAGACCGCGGCCTGCATGCCGCTGCGATCGACATGGCCGATGCAGCCAACCCGAAAGGTCTCGACCTGGGTCAGCTTGCCCGGGTAGAGGATGAAACCCTTGGCCTTGACCCGCTCGTAGAAGTCCTTGAACTGGTAACGCGGGTCCTTGGGGGCATGGAAGGTCACGATGATCGGTGCCTGGATCGATGCCGGCAGGAAGCTGTGCAGGCCCAGTTCACCCATGCCCTGCAGCAGTGTTTGGCAATTGTCGCTATAGCGTGCCAGGCGTGCCGGCAGACCGCCTTCCTCGTGGTACTGCAGCAGGGCTTCATGCAGGGCGGCCGCCACGTGGGTCGGCGGGGTGAAGCGCCACTGGCCAGTCTTGGCCATGTAGGCATGCTGGTCGTGCAGGTCCATGGCCAGCGAGTGGGCGTTGCCCGCCGCCTGGGCCAGGGACTCCTTGCGAGCGAAGACAAATCCCATGCCGGGCACGCCTTCCAGGCATTTGCCGGAGGCAGCGATCAGGGCGTCGAAGGGAATTTCCCGAGCGTCGATGGGCAGTGCGCCGAAGGAGCTCATGGCGTCGATGATCAGGCGCTTGCCATGATCGGCAACGACCTGGGCGATCTGCGCCAGTGGATTGAGAATCCCGGTGCTGGTCTCGCAGTGGATCAGCGCCACATGGCTGATGGCGGGGTCGGCCTGGAGCAGGCGCTCGACATCGGCAGCGGTGGTGGGCTCGTCCTCGGCGGTTTCGAAGGTGCTGAAGTCGCGGCCGAGCACTTCGCAGATCTTCGCCAGGCGCTTGCCATAGGCGCCGTTGATCAGCACCAGGACCTTGCCATCGCGGGGCACCAGGGTGCCGATGGCCGCTTCCACGGCAAAGGTGCCGCTGCCTTGCAGAGGCACGCAGTGGTGGCTGTCGCTGCCGTTGACGATGGCCAGCAACTGCCGGCAGAGGCTGGCGGTCAGCTGGTTGAAGCGGTCATCCCAGGATCCCCAGTCCACCAGCATCGCCTGACGAGTGCGGGCAGACGTGGTCAGGGGGCCGGGAGTAAGCAGGATTGGCTCGGCGATGCTCATGCTGTGTCCTCGAAATTGATGGGCTCAAGCTACGGGGACTAAATTGCAATTTGCCTTGTCATCAATCAAATTGTTTGTTGTTATGCCTGCCATAAGTGAGGCCGATAGATATGAACCTGTTCCAACTCCGTGCGTTCGATGCCGTGGCCCGTGAAGGCAGTTTCACCCGGGCCGCCGGGCGCCTGTTCATCAGCCAGCCGGCGGTCACAGGGCATATCAAGGCGCTGGAGGAGCACTACCAGATCACCCTTTTGCGGCGTACCGCCCGGCGTGTGGAACTGACCGAGGAGGGCACCAAGCTGGCGGCCATCACCCGGGCGATGTTCGGCCTGGCCGAGGAGGCCCAGGCCATGCTCGAGGCCAACCGCCAGTTGCTGACCGGGCGCCTGGAGGTCGCGGCGGACGGCCCGCACCTGGTCATGCCGATGCTCGCCAGCCTGCGGGAACGTTACCCGGGGGTGACCGTCAACCTGCGCCTGGGCAATGCCCAGGAAACCCTGGCGGCGCTGTTGTCCGAACATGCCGACGTGGCAGTGCTGACCGAGGTCGAGGCGCGCAAGGGCCTGCACCTGCAGAGCCTCGGACAATCACGGATGTGTGCCCTGGTGCCCCTCGGGCATGAGTGGCTGGCACAGGCCGAAGGCATCGCCATCGAGCAGCTGGACCAGGTGATCATGGTGCTGCGCGAGCCCAGCTCCATCACCCGGCGTACGTTCGACGAGGCATGTGCGCTGTCCAAGGTCCAGCCTCGGGTCCTGCTGGAGCTCGATAGCCGCGAAGCGGTGACCGAGGCGGTGGCGGCGCACCTGGGAGTAGGGGTCGTCAGCTCGCTGGAGGTGGGCCACGACCCGCGGGTGCAGGTGGTGCCGATTCGCGGGGCGGGCCTGGTCAACCAGCACATGATCGGTTGCCTGGAGCGCCGCCGGGAGCTGCGGCTGATCCAGGCCTTTCTCGGCCTGGCCCCAGCACCGGTATAGCCGCTGCCGCAGGCTGCGTACGGCTGCGCAGCGGGCGCAACTCTTGCGAATTCCACCCTGAAGGCCCTGCGGGCCTTGTCGCAGCCTCGCCGTGGCTCGACAGCGGCTACAGGTGTTCAGGTTCGAGGGAGGCGTGCACCAGTTCGAGGAAGGTCGCGACGATCCGCCGCGAACGCTGCTCGCGCAGGCACACCAGGGTTTCGGTCATGCGCCGCTGGCAGTCGACGATGGGCAGCGCGCAGACCCGGGAGTCGGCGCCGAATTCGGCCGCCGACACTACCCCCACGCCGATGCCCACCACCACCGCCTCACGCGCGGCTTCCCGGCCTTCGACCTGGATGGCCGGACGGATTCGCAGGCCGGCGCGGTGCATTTCCTCTTCCAGGGTCTGGCGGGTCACCGAGCCGGTTTCGCGCAGCACCATCGGGGTGTCGTCCAGGTCGGCCAGGCAGATGGATTGCCGCTCGGCCCAGGGGTGATGGCGCGACACGAAGGCCACCATCGGATCGTTGCGCAGGGTCACGGACCACAGGCGCTCGTCGTCCACTTCCCGGCCCAGCAGGGCCAGGTCGGCCTGGTAGTTGAACAGGCGCAACAGGGACTCGTCGGTGTTGCCGGTCTCGATACGCACGTTGATCCCCGGGTACAACTCGCAGAAGCGGGCGATCTGCGGCAGCACGTGCACCGGCGCGTCCACCGCCAGCACCAGGCTGCCTGTCTGCAGCGCCTGGGAATCCTGCAACAGCTCCTTGGCCTCGGCCTGGGCCACGAACAGGCGCTGGGTGATGGCCAGCAATCGTTCCCCCAGGTCGGTGAGGCGTACCGAGCGCTTGTTGCGCTGGAACAGGAGAACGCCAAAACGTTCCTCCAGCTTGCGCACCTGGTCGGAGATCGCCGGTTGGGTCAGGTACAGGTGTTCGGCGGCTCGGGTGAAACTGCCGTGCACGGCCACGGCATGGAAGGCTTTCAACTGGGCGTGGGAAACCGACATCGAATACCTCTTACAAGCTGGACTTATATTTGAAATACGATAAATCGATTTCATTTATCAGTGGGTAATTGTTTCCATCTTTCAAGGCCTGGTGAGCGGTCGCTCGAACGCCACCCGGCCCTGATGCCTGTGCGTGCATTCGCAATCTCCCGTTCGGGAGCGCAACAGGCCTCATCTGACCGGCAGCGCCCGCCGCAAGGGTCCTGCCGCCGTGCTCAAGAATAAAAACACACAGGCGTTTGCTCAGCATCCTGCCGGCACACTCACCCCGAGGTCAGACTCACCATGAACAAGCAGATCGGCACCATCAAACGTTGGCGCGTGCAGATTTTCGCCATCACCTGGATCGCCTACGCGGCCTTCTACTTCACCCGCAAAGCCTTTTCCGTCGCCAAGCTGGGCATCGCCGACGATCCCGACTTCACCCTCGACAAGATGGCCATGGCCAATCTCGATGCCATTTACCTGGCCGCCTATGCCGTGGGGCAGTTCGTCTGGGGGATGTTCGCCGACCGCTTCGGGCCCCGGGTGGTGGTGCTGGGCGGCCTGCTGATTTCCGCCGTCGCGGCGCTGGTGATGGGCAGCTTCGCCACCTTGCCGGTGTTCGCCACGTGCATGCTGGTCCAGGGGCTGGCGCAATCGACCGGCTGGTCCGGGCTGTGCAAGAACATCGGCAGCTTCTTTCCCGCCCAGCAGCGCGGTCGAGTGCTGGGACTGTGGAGTTCCTGCTACGCCTTTGGCGGCCTGGTGGCCTCGCCCTTTGCCGGCTGGTGGGCCTATACCCTGATGGGCACCTGGCATGCGGCGTTCATCTCCAGCGCCGTGGTGGTCGGCCTGACCGCCGTGCTGTTCTTTGTCTTCCAGCGCAATACCCCGCAGGACGTGGGCCTGCCGGCGGTGGAGGAACCACCGATGGGCGAAGAGCGTGCCCAGGGCGGCCATCCAGTGGGTGTCTGGGCGCCGCTGCGGGCCATCCTGCGCAATCGCACGGTGCTGGTCCTGGGGCTGGCCTACTTCCTGCTCAAGCCGGCGCGCTACGCGATCCTGCTGTGGGGCCCGGTGATCGTCTACGAGCAGATGCCGTCGCTGGGCAAGGTTGGTGCGGCGATCGTGCCCACGGCCTTCGAGCTGGCGGGGCTGCTGGGGCCGATCATGATCGGCCTGGCGTCGGACAAGCTGTTCGGCGCCAGGCGGATGCCGGCCTGTGTCCTCAGCCTGCTGGCGTTGACCCTGTCCCTGGGGCTGTTCATGGGGGCCTTGCACAGCGGCAGCGTGGTGACCGTGGTGGCGCTGCTGTTTTTCATGGGCCTGACCCTGTACGGGCCGGATTCGATGATCAGCGGCGCGGCAGCCATCGACTTCGGTTCGGCTCGGGCCGGCGCCACGGCGGCGGGGTTCGTCAACGGATGCGGCTCGGTGGGCGCGGTGCTCGGCGGCCTGTTGCCGGGTTACTTCGACACGGTGACGGTGTTCATCCTGTTCGCCGGCTGTGCCCTGGCCGCGGCGCTATTGCTGCTGCCCTTCTGGAACAGCCGGCCCAATGGGGTCGAGCCTCCCGCGGTGGTGCCCAACGGGCCGCTGCTGATCAAGCCCTTGCGTTCCTGACGCGTTTTCACGGAGAACCGACCATGCGACCTTTCTGGCTGGAACAGGCCCTGCAACAGCAACCCTCGCAGGCGTGTCCGCCGCTGCAGGGCGAC
Coding sequences:
- a CDS encoding 1-aminocyclopropane-1-carboxylate deaminase/D-cysteine desulfhydrase, whose protein sequence is MSFAESFDHLPQAPLQRLDLDWLHQAGVEVAVLRLDLIDPLISGNKWFKLSHHLAAAHRQGAQGIISLGGAHSNHLHALAAAGQRFAFATVGLLRGERQDTPTVLDLERFGMQLHWLGYGGYRARHQPGFWTPWQARYPDLYPVPEGGGGLAGALGCGPLLEQVRQQLPALGWADHDGWWLAAGTGTTLAGLVLAEAGAHPVHGALAVPMDHGVPRQVAQILQEAGGEIGGYELLDASRGGFAKVDGVLEAFIDQTERDCGLPLEPLYTGKALLALHEQVLGGRFAPGCRLIFVHTGGLQGRRGFAPQA
- a CDS encoding cytochrome b; its protein translation is MPWKNTEARYSTLTIVLHWLTLVLLVVVYACIEFRGIFPKGSGGRTLITEAHFMLGLTVFVLVWLRLFARAQGVAPRIEPAPPQWQRLLATLMHWALYLFMIAMPLLGWLTTSAKGHQVMFYGLDLPLLVGEDKALAKQLQNWHELLGSLGYWLIGLHALAGLYHHYVMHDNTLQRMWRQRGQA
- the phnX gene encoding phosphonoacetaldehyde hydrolase, with amino-acid sequence MNYSTPSHLQAAILDWAGTVVDFGSFAPTQIFVEAFAEFDVQVSIEEARGPMGMGKWDHIRTLCDLPEVAERYRKVFGRTPTDADVTAIYERFMPLQIEKIAEHSALIPGALEVIAKLREQGIKIGSCSGYPKLVMDRVVALAATNGYVADHVVATDEVPNGRPWPAQALANVIALGIDDVAACVKIDDTVPGILEGRRAGMWTVALTCSGNALGLNYEDYRALASDTLAEERQRIHTLFEPSRPHYMIDTIADLPQVIADINQRLARGETPQGQ
- a CDS encoding 2-aminoethylphosphonate--pyruvate transaminase, whose amino-acid sequence is MSIAEPILLTPGPLTTSARTRQAMLVDWGSWDDRFNQLTASLCRQLLAIVNGSDSHHCVPLQGSGTFAVEAAIGTLVPRDGKVLVLINGAYGKRLAKICEVLGRDFSTFETAEDEPTTAADVERLLQADPAISHVALIHCETSTGILNPLAQIAQVVADHGKRLIIDAMSSFGALPIDAREIPFDALIAASGKCLEGVPGMGFVFARKESLAQAAGNAHSLAMDLHDQHAYMAKTGQWRFTPPTHVAAALHEALLQYHEEGGLPARLARYSDNCQTLLQGMGELGLHSFLPASIQAPIIVTFHAPKDPRYQFKDFYERVKAKGFILYPGKLTQVETFRVGCIGHVDRSGMQAAVSAVAQVLREMEVLDI
- a CDS encoding LysR substrate-binding domain-containing protein, yielding MNLFQLRAFDAVAREGSFTRAAGRLFISQPAVTGHIKALEEHYQITLLRRTARRVELTEEGTKLAAITRAMFGLAEEAQAMLEANRQLLTGRLEVAADGPHLVMPMLASLRERYPGVTVNLRLGNAQETLAALLSEHADVAVLTEVEARKGLHLQSLGQSRMCALVPLGHEWLAQAEGIAIEQLDQVIMVLREPSSITRRTFDEACALSKVQPRVLLELDSREAVTEAVAAHLGVGVVSSLEVGHDPRVQVVPIRGAGLVNQHMIGCLERRRELRLIQAFLGLAPAPV
- a CDS encoding LysR substrate-binding domain-containing protein, with amino-acid sequence MSVSHAQLKAFHAVAVHGSFTRAAEHLYLTQPAISDQVRKLEERFGVLLFQRNKRSVRLTDLGERLLAITQRLFVAQAEAKELLQDSQALQTGSLVLAVDAPVHVLPQIARFCELYPGINVRIETGNTDESLLRLFNYQADLALLGREVDDERLWSVTLRNDPMVAFVSRHHPWAERQSICLADLDDTPMVLRETGSVTRQTLEEEMHRAGLRIRPAIQVEGREAAREAVVVGIGVGVVSAAEFGADSRVCALPIVDCQRRMTETLVCLREQRSRRIVATFLELVHASLEPEHL
- a CDS encoding MFS transporter, which translates into the protein MNKQIGTIKRWRVQIFAITWIAYAAFYFTRKAFSVAKLGIADDPDFTLDKMAMANLDAIYLAAYAVGQFVWGMFADRFGPRVVVLGGLLISAVAALVMGSFATLPVFATCMLVQGLAQSTGWSGLCKNIGSFFPAQQRGRVLGLWSSCYAFGGLVASPFAGWWAYTLMGTWHAAFISSAVVVGLTAVLFFVFQRNTPQDVGLPAVEEPPMGEERAQGGHPVGVWAPLRAILRNRTVLVLGLAYFLLKPARYAILLWGPVIVYEQMPSLGKVGAAIVPTAFELAGLLGPIMIGLASDKLFGARRMPACVLSLLALTLSLGLFMGALHSGSVVTVVALLFFMGLTLYGPDSMISGAAAIDFGSARAGATAAGFVNGCGSVGAVLGGLLPGYFDTVTVFILFAGCALAAALLLLPFWNSRPNGVEPPAVVPNGPLLIKPLRS